A genome region from Sphingobium sp. WTD-1 includes the following:
- a CDS encoding Mu transposase C-terminal domain-containing protein: MNYFPYKLKRNQLYSIEGQPCVFTSHGYGTRLNFEHAATGKPVEYLDDAGVVRPMDQDRFRTLLQNGQFFQMAERGQSPAKNKIAESHLTPAECEELDADSALRLATLRLLDRNGVMTGVKAISEGLAEHWTPELHTKYGEAPNPHTVKRWMRKRGKVGDRDAREAMSAQGRHCHDDDGIRMEIRQRLALTYYASKKSVTDINVLTNAEISRVNDGTSLEYEMPTEPLLPVSLSTTYRDIKMLECEQTVAARHGKQAAYSRWRGAGKGHEAERPLEFGLMDHTPIPAVLVIDVERAIILGRPTFSALVDGFSRVVLSHMLSFNAPSYATVSELLRRSVLPKIVPPIIKNKHPEAQDVCGLCSTYHVDGGMEFRSHDMESMSKATGATIRISGRKKPRERALVERIFLTIHNYVSSKVAGAHLPIALSREYDYDPAVDAVLTLDELEALIMFAIAVYHTTPHGGLNEKQPLLCWKQGTAQYGIVLPRDPRIFEKALLPKINSHRLTHAGIEWNGLRFGDYKAVPDLLADLVPLEGKRQRLKNATATVSFRYDPYDLRKIWVINRKTNQDVELYCQTAGYTDEPISLWMHEQIREKAKAEAADFNSREWRDACRAELLDAIDQLTPEAKERERKLLAKLYENKRIRSITGELASLQRERPEPVDIPIIYADVIEHEMHDADTLSRRPAPQKAAPTASKRRSNRQKAKAANAREATPEDMPERDRRAPAPPPTPDASTTDPEPRRERKKRSNDSSYF, translated from the coding sequence GTGAATTACTTCCCCTATAAGCTCAAACGCAATCAGCTATACAGTATCGAAGGTCAACCCTGTGTTTTTACATCACATGGATATGGCACACGCCTGAACTTCGAACATGCTGCCACAGGCAAGCCCGTCGAATATCTCGATGACGCCGGCGTCGTCCGTCCAATGGACCAGGATCGCTTCCGGACGCTGCTTCAGAACGGTCAATTCTTCCAGATGGCAGAGCGTGGGCAGTCGCCGGCCAAGAACAAGATCGCTGAATCACATCTCACGCCTGCCGAATGCGAGGAACTCGACGCCGACAGCGCGCTCCGGCTGGCAACGTTACGGCTGCTCGATCGGAACGGCGTAATGACCGGCGTGAAGGCAATCTCTGAAGGACTTGCCGAGCACTGGACCCCCGAGCTGCACACCAAATATGGCGAGGCGCCCAATCCGCACACCGTGAAACGCTGGATGCGGAAGCGCGGTAAAGTCGGCGACCGCGATGCTCGCGAGGCCATGAGCGCCCAGGGGCGCCATTGCCATGATGATGATGGCATCCGCATGGAAATCCGCCAGCGCCTGGCTTTGACCTACTATGCGTCGAAGAAGAGCGTCACCGATATCAATGTGCTGACCAACGCTGAGATTAGCCGCGTCAACGATGGCACTTCGCTCGAATACGAGATGCCTACGGAGCCGCTCCTCCCGGTGAGCCTGAGCACCACATATCGCGACATCAAAATGCTTGAGTGCGAGCAAACGGTCGCTGCCCGCCACGGCAAGCAGGCAGCCTACTCTCGGTGGCGTGGCGCAGGGAAAGGGCATGAGGCGGAGCGCCCTCTGGAATTCGGGCTTATGGATCACACCCCCATACCCGCCGTCCTCGTCATCGACGTGGAACGCGCCATCATCCTGGGCCGCCCCACTTTCTCCGCACTTGTTGATGGGTTCAGCAGGGTCGTGCTCTCGCACATGCTGTCCTTCAATGCCCCATCATACGCCACCGTGTCGGAGTTGCTTCGCCGGTCTGTTCTGCCCAAGATCGTGCCGCCGATCATCAAGAACAAGCACCCTGAAGCCCAAGACGTCTGCGGCCTGTGCAGCACATATCACGTGGATGGCGGTATGGAATTCCGCAGCCACGATATGGAGAGCATGAGCAAGGCGACCGGTGCAACGATCCGCATCAGTGGTCGGAAAAAGCCGCGCGAACGAGCCCTTGTTGAGCGCATCTTCCTCACCATCCACAATTACGTGTCATCGAAGGTGGCCGGCGCCCATCTGCCGATCGCCCTCTCCCGCGAGTATGATTACGACCCCGCCGTGGATGCCGTGCTAACGCTCGACGAACTCGAGGCACTCATCATGTTCGCCATCGCGGTCTATCACACGACCCCGCATGGCGGCCTGAACGAGAAACAGCCTCTGCTCTGTTGGAAACAGGGCACCGCCCAGTACGGGATCGTTCTACCGCGTGACCCTCGCATCTTCGAGAAGGCCCTCCTCCCCAAGATCAATTCGCACAGGCTGACCCACGCTGGCATCGAGTGGAATGGCCTGCGCTTCGGCGATTATAAAGCCGTGCCTGACCTGCTCGCCGATCTTGTCCCCTTGGAAGGCAAGCGTCAGCGCCTGAAGAATGCCACTGCAACGGTGTCGTTCCGCTATGACCCGTACGATCTGCGCAAGATTTGGGTGATCAACCGCAAAACCAATCAGGACGTCGAGCTGTACTGCCAGACGGCCGGCTATACCGACGAGCCGATCAGCCTGTGGATGCACGAGCAGATCCGTGAGAAGGCCAAGGCGGAAGCCGCCGACTTCAACTCACGGGAATGGCGTGACGCCTGCCGCGCCGAGCTTCTCGACGCCATCGACCAGCTGACGCCCGAAGCCAAGGAGCGTGAACGCAAGCTTCTGGCCAAGCTGTACGAAAACAAGCGCATCCGCAGCATCACCGGTGAACTCGCCAGCCTGCAGCGGGAGCGCCCTGAACCTGTCGACATCCCGATCATCTATGCAGACGTGATCGAGCACGAGATGCACGATGCCGACACCCTGTCTCGTCGCCCCGCTCCACAGAAAGCTGCCCCTACCGCATCTAAACGGCGGAGCAACCGGCAGAAGGCGAAAGCTGCCAATGCCCGGGAGGCGACGCCAGAGGACATGCCAGAGCGCGACCGGCGTGCTCCTGCGCCGCCACCCACCCCGGACGCGTCGACCACCGACCCCGAACCACGCCGTGAACGCAAAAAGCGCTCGAACGACAGCAGCTATTTCTAA
- a CDS encoding ATP-binding protein: protein MTTTTSNPPIVRPNEAAARSQRVADARSAFRQIKIVHPRQEAIIAGLDEVRRSGIATRGERQYGITLLAESGSGKTTAAEHFRDGIERLGELPEGSRPVLIVKLMSTGTARSLFSSILQALDDPFYDRGTEPNLHKRAVQAIKRDNVQLLVIDEVHHLSRRSSAATHVTDSLKTFLDSGLLPVAFFGTHDADKLFQSSRELNGRLFPPLTLPPLDWWADDDRDLFLDFVEDFDTAMVDKQIMKVASGLVEEDIARPLCLASSGIIGRTCRIVETAAINVVREGRHAVTRNDLAMAVNSWAIAHSFIDYNPFVEIEA, encoded by the coding sequence ATGACTACCACCACATCAAACCCGCCCATTGTACGGCCGAATGAAGCCGCTGCCCGGTCTCAGCGCGTGGCAGATGCCCGCAGCGCGTTCCGCCAGATCAAGATTGTTCATCCTCGCCAAGAGGCCATCATTGCGGGGCTGGATGAGGTCCGGCGCTCTGGCATCGCCACCCGTGGCGAGCGGCAATATGGCATCACCCTCCTGGCTGAAAGCGGTTCCGGCAAAACGACAGCAGCCGAACATTTCCGGGACGGCATCGAACGCCTGGGCGAACTTCCAGAAGGCAGCCGGCCCGTCCTGATCGTTAAGCTCATGAGCACTGGCACCGCCAGGTCGCTATTCTCTTCCATCCTGCAGGCCCTGGACGACCCCTTTTATGACCGCGGCACCGAACCCAACCTGCACAAGCGCGCCGTGCAAGCCATCAAACGGGATAACGTGCAGTTGCTCGTCATCGATGAGGTACATCACCTATCACGCCGGTCATCGGCGGCAACCCATGTCACGGACAGTCTCAAGACCTTCCTCGATTCAGGATTGTTACCTGTCGCCTTTTTCGGCACCCACGACGCGGACAAGCTGTTCCAATCCAGCCGCGAGCTGAACGGCCGGCTCTTCCCTCCCCTCACGCTTCCTCCGCTCGATTGGTGGGCGGATGACGATCGAGACCTGTTCCTGGACTTCGTCGAAGACTTCGATACCGCCATGGTCGACAAGCAGATCATGAAGGTCGCCAGCGGTCTGGTCGAAGAGGACATCGCTCGCCCCCTTTGCCTCGCAAGCAGCGGAATCATCGGCCGCACCTGCCGCATCGTGGAAACTGCAGCCATAAACGTCGTGCGTGAAGGTCGGCATGCCGTTACCCGCAACGATCTCGCCATGGCGGTGAACAGCTGGGCCATTGCCCATAGCTTCATCGACTATAATCCGTTCGTGGAGATTGAAGCTTGA
- a CDS encoding TniQ family protein encodes MKYPLAPIAGESLMGLVARVTAENGYPRTGTLLSEAGWVYDNKPTAATTNAEQLPVLAKILVVPYPQLLHHAHGPEDGSAIIHWFGGRAWQSELRTTIRRYAPASLALSVHHRAIWQLTSVPFCPETFQVLRSECHECGITQRWRYANGIATCDQDVCSADLREGPAEFIPHEMRGNLGIYAGLFSHNPDVRAASRSQLPDPISSLEPHDIADLALKLSPWLNDQLRGKWLTNPDLTMAVISALHDAVTLLRQWPIVPADLLPAPREGDNWSNKLGHAVKQARIGRSSPRVKALFAMFLHGLQQEQPDLSQSPDLTDLPSADEGNDIIGLISAKSTVRVLRETDTIIAKLRAAGVFKLTDVRVHGVVRPFHDPEEIEELARTKPDRLPLTAVSQSTQLPRYAIAQLMQSGLLAPLTHPYWEARYGVRNTTTKAWAAFEAKIQAKADPAIVDGVPLQIAARAIGGRAKPWAGIFTWLLGPHGRFGLTSEATDLSHQILIPAELIDTLRMLENPLSGAHVEDELSGADASEILNLATNQFLKFVATGRIRRHGKAYLAADVLQAAAEIIGSVEIGYRMGLPPQSAQKWARKVGLPTIHDAGYCRMSFAKIMKQGAWSA; translated from the coding sequence GTGAAATACCCGCTCGCGCCGATCGCTGGCGAAAGTCTCATGGGCCTTGTCGCCCGTGTGACTGCCGAGAACGGGTATCCACGGACGGGAACGCTGTTGTCCGAGGCTGGCTGGGTTTACGACAACAAGCCAACAGCGGCCACAACCAACGCCGAACAGCTTCCTGTGCTGGCCAAGATTCTGGTGGTGCCGTATCCCCAGTTGCTGCACCATGCCCACGGTCCAGAAGACGGCAGCGCTATCATACATTGGTTTGGTGGACGCGCGTGGCAAAGCGAGCTGAGAACCACCATTCGCCGGTACGCACCGGCCAGCCTTGCCCTCTCGGTTCATCACCGTGCGATTTGGCAACTGACCTCCGTCCCATTCTGCCCGGAAACCTTTCAGGTCTTGCGCAGTGAGTGTCACGAGTGCGGCATCACCCAGCGGTGGCGGTACGCCAACGGCATTGCTACCTGCGACCAAGATGTCTGCAGCGCGGATCTACGAGAGGGACCGGCCGAGTTCATCCCTCACGAGATGCGTGGCAATTTGGGCATCTATGCTGGCCTCTTCAGCCATAATCCCGATGTACGTGCCGCTTCGCGATCACAGCTTCCTGACCCGATTTCGAGTTTGGAGCCGCACGATATTGCCGACTTGGCCTTGAAGCTCTCCCCCTGGCTAAACGACCAACTGCGCGGAAAATGGCTGACCAATCCTGACCTTACTATGGCGGTCATCAGCGCGCTTCATGATGCTGTGACACTGCTGCGCCAATGGCCCATCGTTCCAGCCGACCTACTTCCAGCTCCACGCGAAGGGGACAACTGGTCGAACAAATTGGGGCACGCCGTCAAGCAGGCCCGGATCGGCCGCTCCTCGCCCCGCGTCAAAGCCTTGTTCGCGATGTTTCTACATGGCCTGCAGCAAGAGCAACCCGATCTCAGTCAAAGCCCCGATCTGACCGACCTCCCGTCGGCCGACGAGGGGAATGACATAATTGGACTGATCTCCGCCAAATCAACCGTGCGTGTACTGCGTGAGACGGATACCATCATCGCAAAGCTGCGAGCCGCTGGCGTCTTCAAGCTAACCGACGTGCGAGTTCATGGCGTGGTTCGACCGTTCCATGATCCCGAAGAAATCGAGGAACTGGCACGTACCAAGCCTGACCGTCTGCCTTTGACCGCCGTGTCGCAGTCAACTCAGTTGCCCCGCTATGCCATAGCCCAGTTGATGCAATCTGGATTACTCGCGCCGCTGACCCACCCTTATTGGGAGGCGCGATATGGCGTCCGCAATACCACCACCAAGGCTTGGGCGGCATTCGAGGCAAAAATCCAAGCCAAAGCCGATCCTGCAATAGTTGACGGCGTTCCGCTACAAATCGCGGCTAGGGCTATTGGTGGTCGGGCCAAGCCATGGGCCGGCATCTTCACCTGGCTCCTGGGGCCGCATGGTCGATTCGGTCTGACCTCCGAGGCGACGGACCTGTCCCACCAGATACTAATCCCGGCCGAACTCATCGACACTTTGCGGATGTTGGAAAACCCGTTGTCCGGTGCCCATGTCGAGGATGAGCTATCAGGCGCCGATGCCAGCGAGATACTCAACCTGGCCACCAATCAGTTTCTCAAATTCGTCGCCACCGGCCGCATACGTCGCCACGGTAAAGCATATCTCGCAGCGGATGTTCTTCAGGCTGCAGCAGAGATCATAGGATCGGTCGAGATCGGCTACAGGATGGGATTGCCTCCCCAGTCAGCACAAAAATGGGCGCGGAAGGTCGGTTTGCCGACGATACATGATGCGGGCTACTGCCGCATGAGCTTCGCCAAGATCATGAAACAAGGCGCTTGGTCAGCCTAG